Proteins co-encoded in one Candidatus Peregrinibacteria bacterium genomic window:
- the gyrA gene encoding DNA gyrase subunit A produces the protein MSALLRESPEREIVQEMEESYLDYAMSVIVSRALPDIRDGLKPVHRRILYAMHKLGITSRAKFVKSARVVGEVIGKYHPHGDSAVYDSMVRMAQDFSLRAPLVRGQGNFGSIDGDPPAAMRYTEAKMEQISDELLADLEKETVDFRDNYDGSLEEPTVLPAKIPNLLLNGAMGIAVGMATNIPPHNLGELIDGLLHLSEHPDAEVGDLMEYIKGPDFPTSGTIYDVDVIRQAYASGRGSIIMRGKAEVEEVHGKYQIVITEIPYQVNKSVLVERIADLVREKIIQGVSNLTDESNRDGIRIVLELKKDAFPNKVLNVIYKHTPLQSSFGCNFIALGERGFQPRLFDLKSLLEEFILHRKEIITKRTKYDLKIAEARAHILEGLKKALDHIDAIITLIKASATKEIAKENLMKKFKFSDLQSDAILAMRLQTLAGLERKKIDNELKEKHDFIADCKDILAKPSRILKIMKTELLEIKEKYATPRKTEIIPHALGKFNAKDTIPNSRMLVTVTQNGSIKRMPASSYKTQSRGGKGLMGSLGNSEDEMQIVLFTQNHNDLMFFTSKGRVLMLPAYEIPEASRTAKGQNVINFLQLQENESITAILNFTESKNSYLFMCTKHGTVKKTKVEFFQNVRKSGIIAIHLKDNDALNWVNICSEGDEVMIVTKEGKGIRFKEDDVRPMGRTASGVRGIRLKANDEVVEMTLVQSGNEKLELLVVMENGLGKMTEVSEYRSQTRGGTGVKTANVTAKTGKVVGAKVLDPEIPSDLILTSTSGQAMRMSTRNIPSQGRATQGVILMRLPQAEVISSIALLPEKDEEGEKGSDTQESEDSAETSDT, from the coding sequence ATGTCTGCCCTTCTTCGAGAATCTCCAGAACGAGAGATTGTCCAGGAAATGGAGGAGAGTTACCTCGATTATGCCATGAGCGTAATTGTTTCCAGGGCTCTTCCCGATATTCGTGATGGACTTAAACCCGTTCATCGGAGAATTTTATATGCCATGCATAAACTCGGCATTACTTCGCGTGCAAAATTTGTCAAATCGGCTCGAGTCGTGGGAGAAGTGATTGGTAAATATCATCCTCATGGAGATAGCGCTGTATATGACTCCATGGTGCGAATGGCACAAGATTTTTCGCTTCGGGCGCCACTTGTCCGAGGACAGGGAAACTTTGGATCAATTGATGGTGATCCTCCAGCGGCGATGAGGTATACAGAAGCAAAAATGGAGCAAATTTCTGACGAACTTCTTGCGGATTTGGAGAAGGAAACAGTAGATTTTCGTGATAACTATGATGGATCTTTGGAAGAGCCGACGGTACTTCCTGCAAAAATTCCGAATCTCCTTTTAAATGGTGCGATGGGAATTGCTGTCGGAATGGCCACCAACATTCCTCCTCATAACTTGGGAGAACTCATCGATGGTCTGCTCCATCTTTCTGAACATCCAGATGCAGAAGTAGGCGATCTCATGGAATATATTAAGGGACCAGATTTTCCTACATCGGGAACTATTTATGATGTGGATGTCATTCGCCAAGCATACGCCTCAGGAAGAGGAAGTATTATTATGAGGGGAAAAGCTGAGGTTGAAGAGGTTCATGGAAAATATCAGATTGTTATCACTGAAATTCCTTATCAGGTGAACAAATCTGTTCTCGTGGAAAGAATTGCTGATCTCGTGCGAGAAAAAATAATTCAGGGAGTTTCGAATCTCACAGATGAGTCAAATCGTGATGGGATTCGTATTGTTTTGGAACTTAAGAAAGATGCTTTTCCGAACAAGGTTTTGAATGTTATTTACAAGCATACGCCGCTTCAGAGTTCATTTGGATGCAATTTTATCGCTCTCGGAGAGCGCGGTTTTCAACCGAGACTTTTTGATCTCAAAAGTCTTTTGGAAGAGTTTATTCTTCATCGCAAAGAAATTATTACAAAGCGAACAAAGTATGATTTGAAAATTGCAGAAGCTCGGGCGCACATTCTCGAGGGACTCAAGAAGGCACTTGATCATATCGATGCCATTATTACCCTCATTAAGGCAAGCGCCACAAAAGAGATTGCGAAGGAGAACCTTATGAAAAAATTTAAATTTTCAGATCTTCAGAGTGATGCCATTCTCGCAATGAGACTTCAAACTCTTGCCGGACTTGAGCGGAAAAAAATCGATAATGAACTCAAGGAAAAACACGATTTTATTGCTGATTGTAAAGATATTCTTGCAAAACCGAGTCGAATACTAAAAATTATGAAAACTGAACTTTTAGAGATCAAAGAAAAATATGCAACTCCCCGAAAAACGGAAATTATTCCGCATGCTCTTGGGAAATTTAATGCTAAAGACACCATCCCTAATTCCCGCATGCTCGTTACCGTAACTCAAAATGGATCCATTAAACGAATGCCGGCAAGTTCATATAAAACACAGAGCAGAGGAGGAAAAGGACTCATGGGATCACTCGGAAATTCTGAAGATGAGATGCAGATTGTGCTCTTCACACAAAATCATAATGACCTCATGTTTTTTACAAGTAAAGGACGTGTTCTTATGCTCCCAGCGTACGAAATTCCTGAAGCATCTCGAACAGCAAAGGGACAGAACGTGATAAATTTTTTACAACTTCAAGAGAATGAATCTATTACCGCTATTTTGAATTTTACAGAATCAAAAAATTCATACCTTTTCATGTGCACAAAACATGGAACGGTAAAAAAGACGAAGGTAGAATTTTTTCAAAATGTACGAAAAAGTGGAATTATTGCCATTCATCTGAAGGACAATGACGCTCTGAATTGGGTGAACATTTGTTCTGAGGGAGACGAGGTCATGATTGTGACAAAAGAAGGGAAAGGAATTCGATTTAAAGAAGACGACGTAAGACCAATGGGAAGAACTGCATCCGGCGTAAGAGGTATTCGTCTCAAGGCAAACGATGAAGTGGTAGAAATGACACTCGTCCAATCAGGAAATGAAAAATTAGAGCTTCTTGTGGTTATGGAAAATGGACTTGGAAAAATGACTGAGGTGAGTGAATATCGCTCACAAACTCGAGGAGGAACAGGAGTGAAAACAGCAAACGTTACGGCAAAAACCGGAAAAGTTGTTGGGGCAAAAGTTCTCGATCCGGAAATTCCGAGTGATTTAATTCTCACGAGCACGTCCGGACAAGCGATGCGTATGTCGACAAGAAATATTCCTTCTCAGGGACGCGCAACTCAAGGAGTTATTCTTATGCGCCTTCCTCAAGCTGAAGTTATCTCCAGCATCGCTCTTCTCCCGGAAAAAGACGAAGAAGGAGAAAAGGGCTCCGATACACAAGAATCAGAGGACTCAGCAGAAACCTCTGACACCTAA